Proteins encoded within one genomic window of Halocatena marina:
- a CDS encoding nicotinate phosphoribosyltransferase codes for MFDIVSPDEIREGRATDAYFDRTVTTLEDADRDPYVVAEVCADQFPTGAFELFAGVKDAANLFSSTTVDIDALCEGQLFDGGPVMRIEGRYTEFARLETSLLGFLSHASGIATRALRARRAAPDVQLLSFGARHVHPSLAAVVERSALIAGFDGFSHVAAGEILGRESSGTMPHALIICFGPNEQEEAWEAFDAAVGDDIPRIALCDTYSDETDEVLRAARTIDLDGVRLDTPSSRRGDFRHIAREVRWKLDTEGYEDVDIFLSGGLGAAELRELRDVADGFGIGGYVSNANPVDFALDLVEIEGEPATKRGKLSGPKDVYRTSDGDHCVLPAGTPSPAESESLLEPLVRDGEIVREFSIDASATRALRDAERVGFEAD; via the coding sequence GTCACGACGCTCGAGGACGCCGACCGTGACCCATACGTTGTTGCTGAAGTGTGCGCTGATCAGTTTCCGACAGGAGCGTTCGAACTCTTCGCTGGTGTCAAAGACGCAGCGAACTTGTTTTCATCAACGACTGTTGATATCGATGCGCTCTGCGAGGGACAACTGTTTGACGGTGGCCCCGTCATGCGTATCGAGGGTCGATACACTGAGTTTGCACGGCTCGAAACGTCTCTTTTGGGCTTTCTCTCACACGCAAGTGGGATTGCCACGCGTGCGCTTCGTGCACGCCGTGCTGCTCCCGACGTACAACTGTTAAGCTTCGGTGCACGCCACGTTCATCCGTCACTGGCAGCAGTCGTCGAACGCTCTGCGCTCATCGCGGGATTCGATGGCTTCTCACACGTCGCTGCCGGCGAGATCCTCGGTCGTGAATCAAGCGGAACGATGCCCCACGCGCTCATCATCTGCTTTGGACCGAACGAACAGGAGGAAGCGTGGGAGGCGTTCGATGCGGCCGTCGGGGACGATATTCCTCGCATCGCGCTGTGTGATACGTACTCCGATGAAACCGACGAAGTGCTGCGCGCGGCACGAACCATCGATCTCGATGGCGTCCGTCTCGATACGCCGAGTTCTCGACGTGGTGATTTCAGACACATCGCCAGAGAGGTCCGCTGGAAGCTCGACACAGAGGGGTACGAAGATGTCGATATCTTCCTCAGCGGTGGCCTCGGTGCAGCCGAACTCCGAGAACTTCGAGACGTCGCGGACGGCTTCGGTATCGGTGGATACGTCAGCAATGCCAATCCGGTGGACTTCGCGTTGGATCTTGTCGAAATTGAGGGCGAACCGGCGACAAAGCGGGGAAAGCTTTCCGGGCCGAAGGATGTCTACCGAACATCAGACGGCGACCATTGTGTCCTCCCTGCTGGGACTCCCAGCCCAGCGGAGAGTGAGTCGTTGCTAGAACCGCTCGTCCGAGACGGAGAAATCGTGCGCGAATTTAGTATCGACGCGAGTGCAACCCGAGCACTTCGAGATGCCGAACGGGTGGGATTCGAAGCAGATTGA
- a CDS encoding matrixin family metalloprotease: MTTRVLPVLVLVMVVLAGCSGMLTGSNTTNATNSTSTLTPDGMTNPNAQPTIPGETGPDENLPTSAASPASTQTSASSSASSSPTDDDPSSHDGATPDPGSDAVPSKENPWGERTLTVAIKDETGNDRAFEPLVQNALAYWEQNSRKYAGYQINYRLEPDAANPDVVVSFVPSIEECGVEEQVEGCAPYIRSPEEVNRPANVQVRSGYTDESTVKLLIHEFGHTLGLGHDDKPKKIMAATTDLTTLPKPNVTERALPWDHSTLSVAVDLSGVPATDRATVNSQVDKAFAYYDQGADGTVPNRVSFRRVSNPEEADIVVQFTDDSPCQGLKSGSCSVASGYDPDDDGATETYAKTRIVITNVEPKTVAWHVGNRLGEDAFGFDHPSDFPQPLRGNAPTETRRSNWWA; this comes from the coding sequence ATGACAACTCGCGTCCTCCCCGTGCTCGTACTCGTCATGGTTGTCCTCGCTGGTTGTTCCGGTATGCTCACCGGTTCCAACACGACGAATGCCACGAATTCGACATCGACACTAACACCAGATGGAATGACAAATCCAAATGCACAGCCCACGATCCCAGGCGAAACGGGGCCTGATGAGAACCTTCCTACTTCTGCAGCGTCACCGGCATCAACTCAAACTTCCGCGTCCTCCTCGGCTTCTTCTTCACCCACTGATGACGACCCCAGCAGCCACGACGGTGCGACTCCGGATCCGGGTTCTGATGCTGTACCGAGTAAAGAGAACCCGTGGGGTGAACGTACACTGACAGTGGCGATCAAAGACGAAACAGGGAACGACCGCGCGTTCGAACCATTGGTTCAGAACGCGCTCGCCTACTGGGAACAGAACAGCAGAAAGTACGCGGGCTATCAGATCAACTATCGTCTGGAGCCGGATGCAGCGAATCCCGATGTCGTCGTTTCGTTCGTTCCTTCTATCGAAGAATGCGGTGTCGAGGAACAAGTTGAGGGGTGTGCGCCGTATATTCGATCGCCGGAGGAGGTCAACCGGCCTGCCAATGTTCAGGTTCGGAGCGGATATACGGACGAATCGACAGTGAAGTTACTCATTCATGAATTCGGCCACACGCTTGGTCTCGGTCACGATGACAAACCGAAGAAGATCATGGCTGCGACGACCGATCTGACAACACTCCCGAAGCCAAACGTAACCGAACGCGCCCTTCCGTGGGATCACTCGACGCTGAGCGTTGCTGTCGATCTGTCGGGCGTCCCCGCTACTGATCGCGCAACTGTCAATTCACAGGTTGATAAAGCGTTCGCGTACTACGATCAGGGTGCTGATGGAACTGTCCCCAACCGCGTCTCCTTCCGTCGAGTCTCTAATCCTGAGGAAGCCGATATCGTCGTTCAGTTCACCGATGATTCACCGTGTCAGGGTCTCAAATCCGGTTCGTGCAGTGTCGCTTCGGGCTATGATCCGGACGACGACGGTGCAACCGAAACGTACGCCAAGACCAGAATCGTGATCACCAATGTCGAACCCAAGACCGTCGCGTGGCACGTTGGTAACCGGCTCGGTGAGGATGCTTTTGGATTTGACCATCCGAGCGACTTCCCGCAACCGCTGCGTGGCAACGCGCCCACAGAAACCCGTCGCTCGAACTGGTGGGCGTAG
- a CDS encoding RimK family alpha-L-glutamate ligase, giving the protein MLRLAVTTAAQTYERIREPLEAREIAVDYVQADERTVDLSADESESFDVGFVYPSRLPEGGVVDALLDVPWVNDREAILRSRHKAETLARLGRAGVPTPETVMVSNPIDQTDARGVFERFEPPVVIKPNSTTRGTGITKVSDLDSFLGTIDYLELVHGYPTTADKSYLVQEYLPDARDYRAMIIDGQYAGAVERRLPDDTGRWKHNVHRGAQATSVSLPSEYRRIAEQTAAALNIPYLGVDLLVSEDRALVTETNARPTVDDEAKYEPSFYDELAQLIRDQA; this is encoded by the coding sequence ATGCTCCGCCTCGCGGTCACAACTGCTGCACAGACGTACGAGCGGATCCGCGAGCCGCTCGAAGCGCGTGAGATCGCGGTCGACTACGTTCAGGCAGACGAACGGACAGTCGATCTGAGCGCCGATGAGAGTGAGTCATTCGACGTCGGGTTCGTGTATCCTAGCCGACTCCCAGAGGGTGGCGTCGTCGATGCACTCCTCGACGTTCCGTGGGTCAACGACAGGGAGGCGATACTCCGATCGCGCCACAAAGCCGAAACACTCGCACGGCTCGGTCGGGCTGGCGTACCGACACCAGAGACCGTGATGGTCTCGAATCCAATCGATCAGACAGATGCACGCGGTGTGTTCGAGCGATTCGAGCCACCCGTCGTGATCAAACCGAACTCGACGACTCGTGGCACCGGCATCACGAAGGTCTCCGATCTCGATTCATTTCTCGGGACGATCGATTATCTCGAACTCGTTCACGGCTATCCCACGACAGCAGACAAATCCTACCTCGTTCAGGAATATCTTCCTGACGCGCGCGACTACCGAGCGATGATCATCGACGGACAGTACGCCGGTGCGGTCGAGCGTCGGTTGCCAGACGACACAGGACGATGGAAACACAACGTCCACCGAGGCGCTCAGGCAACGAGTGTCTCGCTCCCATCGGAGTATCGCCGCATCGCAGAACAGACGGCTGCCGCGCTCAACATCCCGTATCTCGGTGTCGATCTGCTGGTGAGTGAAGACCGTGCACTCGTCACAGAAACGAACGCGCGACCGACAGTCGATGACGAGGCGAAATACGAACCGAGCTTTTACGACGAACTCGCACAGCTCATCCGAGATCAAGCGTGA
- a CDS encoding single-stranded DNA binding protein — MSVIEDIYADLDTDVTEEEFREAVTEKVEQMGGLADEETAAKLVAHDLGESEANTIADIDPEMSEVAFVGKVTSVGELRTFERDDSEGHVLNIECADETGRVRVALWDEKATAGVEELEMGQALRIKGHPKEGYSGLEVSASRIKGDPDANIDVTVGDAGTIENLSLGQSDITLTGRVLATEPVRTFSRDDGSEGRVSNLVLGDETGRVRVTLWDEQADSVESLEEGQSVEVIDGYVRERDGTLELHVGSRGAIKPIDENVSFVPDATDIETVEIGQTVDIAGVIRSTDPKRTFERNDGSDGQVRNVRVQDQTGDIRVALWGAKADIDLGPGDEALFADVEIQDGWKDSLEASAGWQSTVSLLDEGTASGGITTGDSNGSSGTGAPNADASAQETGGTLSSFTEDDGGNREESKTETETKTETERGGSEEYREFTGTVVQTGDPVMLDNGDSTLTVVTDADVRLGEEVTARGQMRDGTLEAEDIL, encoded by the coding sequence ATGAGCGTGATCGAGGATATCTACGCGGATCTCGATACGGATGTCACAGAAGAGGAGTTTCGAGAAGCCGTTACCGAGAAGGTCGAACAGATGGGTGGTCTCGCTGACGAGGAAACTGCTGCAAAGCTCGTTGCTCACGATCTAGGTGAGAGCGAAGCGAATACAATCGCCGATATTGACCCCGAAATGTCTGAGGTCGCGTTTGTCGGGAAAGTCACATCCGTCGGTGAGCTTCGTACGTTCGAGCGCGACGACAGCGAAGGACACGTCCTGAATATCGAATGCGCGGACGAAACCGGCCGGGTTCGCGTCGCGCTGTGGGACGAGAAGGCGACCGCGGGTGTCGAGGAACTCGAAATGGGACAGGCACTCCGCATCAAGGGCCATCCGAAAGAAGGATACAGCGGGTTAGAGGTGAGTGCAAGCCGTATCAAGGGCGATCCGGACGCCAACATCGACGTGACTGTCGGTGACGCTGGCACCATCGAGAATCTCTCTCTGGGTCAGTCTGATATCACGCTTACGGGGCGGGTGCTCGCAACCGAACCCGTGCGGACGTTCAGTCGGGACGACGGGAGCGAAGGACGCGTCTCGAATCTCGTGCTCGGTGATGAAACGGGACGCGTACGCGTAACACTGTGGGACGAGCAGGCAGACAGCGTCGAGTCGCTCGAAGAAGGACAATCGGTCGAAGTCATCGACGGTTACGTCCGCGAGCGCGACGGCACCTTAGAGTTGCACGTCGGATCGCGCGGTGCCATCAAACCAATCGATGAGAACGTCAGTTTCGTTCCCGACGCAACAGACATCGAGACGGTCGAAATCGGACAGACTGTCGACATCGCTGGTGTCATCCGCTCGACCGACCCAAAGCGCACATTCGAGCGCAATGACGGGAGCGATGGACAGGTTCGGAACGTCCGCGTACAAGATCAAACAGGAGACATTCGCGTCGCACTTTGGGGGGCAAAGGCCGACATCGATCTCGGTCCGGGCGACGAAGCGCTGTTCGCGGATGTCGAGATACAGGACGGCTGGAAAGACTCTCTCGAAGCGTCCGCTGGGTGGCAATCGACGGTCTCACTACTCGATGAGGGGACGGCTTCCGGCGGGATCACAACTGGCGATTCCAACGGCAGTAGTGGGACTGGTGCTCCCAACGCCGACGCCTCAGCGCAAGAAACTGGAGGAACGCTCTCATCGTTCACCGAAGACGACGGTGGCAACCGAGAAGAGAGCAAGACTGAGACTGAGACGAAGACGGAAACAGAACGTGGGGGATCGGAGGAGTACCGCGAATTCACAGGAACAGTCGTTCAGACTGGTGATCCGGTGATGCTCGACAACGGGGACAGTACGCTCACAGTAGTGACAGATGCGGACGTTCGACTTGGTGAGGAGGTCACGGCGCGCGGTCAGATGCGCGATGGGACATTGGAAGCCGAGGACATTCTCTAA
- a CDS encoding histone, translated as MSVELPFAPVDAVIRRNAGNLRVSAGAAEALARRIQEHGAALAIEAAERATENGRKTLMTEDFNVSAVDRSNVELPIAPVDRIARLDIDDRYRVSMDARVALAAILEQYADDIAAAAAKLARHAGRRTIKSEDIQTYFEIEQYF; from the coding sequence ATGAGCGTCGAGCTACCGTTTGCCCCGGTAGATGCCGTCATTCGACGAAATGCGGGAAATCTCAGGGTAAGCGCCGGTGCGGCCGAAGCCCTGGCCCGCCGTATCCAAGAGCACGGTGCGGCGTTGGCGATCGAAGCAGCCGAACGAGCGACCGAAAATGGTCGAAAGACGTTGATGACTGAGGATTTCAACGTCTCTGCTGTCGATCGGAGCAACGTTGAACTTCCCATCGCACCCGTCGATCGTATCGCCCGTCTTGATATTGACGACCGGTACCGCGTCTCGATGGACGCACGCGTAGCCTTGGCAGCGATCCTCGAACAGTACGCGGATGATATCGCGGCTGCTGCTGCGAAACTCGCACGCCACGCCGGTCGACGAACAATCAAATCTGAAGACATTCAAACATATTTCGAAATCGAACAGTACTTCTGA
- a CDS encoding histone deacetylase, whose amino-acid sequence MKFGYRDICLSHDTGPRHPEGPDRLRAIRRALSREYGVEFTNPESADEDTICAVHDREYVEQVREFCADGGGQWDADTVAVPETWDAALASAGIAVWAANEALDGASGHDTPFSIGRPPGHHAIIDDAMGFCFFNNVAVAAEAALDRIDRVAILDWDVHHGNGTQDIFYERGDVFYASLHEQGLYPGTGPVEETGSDAGEKTTLNLPLPPGSDDAVYLHAFDDCITPAFERFDPDLLLVSAGFDAHERDPISRMRVSTEAFGAMTTRCQSISERFDAPLAFVLEGGYGLESLSDGVCMINEVFEGREPEEPDTEVNENGRAVVDEAREQLFESE is encoded by the coding sequence ATGAAGTTCGGGTACCGCGATATCTGTCTCTCGCACGACACCGGTCCGCGTCATCCGGAGGGACCAGACCGACTGCGTGCCATCCGGCGAGCGCTGTCGCGCGAATACGGCGTCGAGTTCACGAATCCAGAGTCGGCCGACGAAGACACTATCTGTGCCGTCCACGACAGAGAATACGTCGAACAAGTCCGTGAGTTCTGTGCGGACGGTGGTGGCCAGTGGGACGCAGATACGGTTGCTGTCCCCGAGACGTGGGACGCTGCTTTGGCGAGTGCTGGGATTGCCGTCTGGGCGGCCAACGAGGCACTCGATGGGGCTTCTGGTCATGACACACCCTTCTCGATCGGTCGGCCACCGGGGCATCACGCCATTATTGATGACGCGATGGGGTTTTGCTTTTTCAACAACGTCGCTGTCGCCGCTGAAGCTGCGCTAGATCGGATCGATCGGGTTGCGATTCTCGATTGGGATGTCCACCACGGCAACGGGACGCAGGACATCTTCTACGAGCGTGGCGACGTGTTTTACGCCTCACTACACGAGCAAGGGTTGTATCCCGGCACTGGCCCAGTCGAAGAGACAGGGTCGGATGCGGGCGAGAAGACAACGCTCAATCTTCCGCTCCCGCCCGGCAGCGACGACGCCGTCTACCTTCACGCGTTCGATGACTGCATCACCCCGGCGTTCGAGCGGTTCGATCCAGACCTTCTCCTCGTCAGCGCGGGATTCGACGCACACGAGCGTGATCCCATCTCTCGGATGCGTGTTTCGACTGAGGCGTTTGGCGCGATGACCACGCGGTGTCAATCCATCTCAGAGCGTTTCGACGCCCCGCTCGCGTTCGTTCTCGAAGGCGGTTACGGGCTTGAGTCGCTCTCTGATGGCGTCTGCATGATCAACGAAGTCTTTGAAGGCCGCGAGCCAGAGGAACCCGATACCGAAGTGAATGAAAACGGTCGCGCGGTCGTCGATGAAGCACGCGAGCAGTTGTTCGAGAGCGAGTGA
- the cca gene encoding CCA tRNA nucleotidyltransferase has product MSDEFETVTERVRERVDPDSEERKRLDEVAERLIAQAKAAVTELPVSGDIVQVGSTARGTWTSGDRDIDVFVRFSPDLPREKLETYGLRVGWSVLPDGREEFAEHPYVTGECAGFAVDIVPCYAVESASEIRSAVDRTPFHSEYVTARLDPTLAGEVRLTKGFLKGVGIYGSDLKTKGFSGYLTELLVLEYGSFRSFVETVAQWQLPVEIDPEDHGTRSFDDPLVVIDPTDPERNVAAVCSQTNVSRLIHHTRLFQTDPDTEQFVLDSPDPLSPEKMQQELASRETTPVAVQFDAPDLVDDQLYPQLERSLSGVRGELDRRGFETLRTATFANDSAVLFVECEITERPAIERHEGPPVDAGEHASDFYEKYVDSEAYGPFVDGERYVVERPREFTSARSVLEEAIFSVALGVAVEDVLREGYEVLVGQETAVLADEFGAEFARYFDPKP; this is encoded by the coding sequence ATGAGCGATGAGTTCGAGACCGTTACGGAACGGGTTCGTGAACGCGTCGATCCCGATTCGGAAGAACGCAAACGCCTCGATGAGGTTGCAGAGAGACTCATCGCACAGGCCAAAGCGGCCGTCACAGAGCTCCCCGTCTCGGGAGACATCGTACAGGTCGGCTCGACGGCTCGGGGAACGTGGACCAGCGGAGACCGCGATATTGACGTATTTGTTCGGTTCTCGCCCGATCTCCCCCGAGAAAAGTTAGAAACGTATGGGCTGCGAGTCGGCTGGTCAGTGCTTCCCGATGGCCGTGAGGAGTTTGCCGAGCATCCGTACGTCACAGGAGAGTGTGCGGGCTTTGCGGTGGATATCGTTCCATGCTATGCAGTCGAGAGCGCGAGTGAGATTCGGTCGGCAGTCGATCGGACACCCTTTCACTCGGAGTACGTCACCGCTCGTCTTGATCCGACACTGGCCGGCGAGGTCCGTCTCACCAAGGGCTTCCTGAAAGGGGTCGGGATCTACGGCAGCGATCTCAAAACGAAGGGGTTCTCGGGATATCTCACCGAGTTGCTCGTGCTCGAATACGGTAGCTTTCGATCGTTCGTCGAAACCGTCGCACAGTGGCAGCTCCCGGTGGAAATCGACCCGGAAGATCACGGCACGCGGTCGTTCGACGATCCGCTCGTCGTTATCGATCCGACCGATCCTGAACGGAACGTCGCCGCTGTTTGCTCGCAGACAAACGTCTCTCGGCTGATCCATCACACGAGACTATTCCAAACCGATCCGGACACCGAACAGTTCGTGCTCGATAGTCCTGACCCACTCTCTCCCGAGAAGATGCAACAGGAACTTGCGAGCCGCGAGACGACGCCTGTCGCGGTCCAGTTCGATGCCCCGGATCTCGTCGACGATCAGCTCTATCCACAGCTCGAACGGTCGCTCAGCGGTGTTCGCGGTGAACTCGACCGCCGTGGCTTCGAGACGCTCCGGACAGCGACGTTTGCCAACGATAGCGCGGTGCTGTTCGTCGAATGCGAAATCACGGAGCGGCCAGCAATCGAACGTCACGAGGGGCCACCGGTCGATGCTGGCGAACACGCGAGCGATTTCTACGAGAAATACGTGGACAGCGAGGCGTACGGTCCGTTTGTCGACGGAGAGCGCTACGTGGTCGAACGTCCCCGTGAGTTCACGAGTGCGCGTTCGGTACTGGAAGAAGCGATCTTCTCGGTCGCACTCGGTGTCGCCGTTGAAGACGTGCTTCGAGAAGGGTACGAGGTGCTCGTCGGACAGGAAACGGCTGTGCTCGCCGACGAGTTCGGGGCCGAATTCGCACGCTATTTCGATCCGAAGCCGTGA
- a CDS encoding iron-containing alcohol dehydrogenase family protein, which produces MSVTESFRFDYDPGTIVYGRDCVAGLERELARLESERALVITGTIVGRVSTVIDPVRDGIGTRLAGVFAETTPDKRLTTALDGADQLRKKEADAVVSLGGGSSLDIATVASVLAGDKRPRDTIRAEFRETGTISIMSKPLPILVVPTTLAGADLSITAGITDRMGMDTETLTRGGIFDRRLMPAALFYDPTLIETTPHQVLCASAMNGFDKGIESLYARNATPITDATASRGLALLKRGLPEIGVGRRNEETLHDAIVGTMLVQYGASRATETTLSLIHAFGHGIARGYAIQQGGAHAIIAPHALRFLFEHTDGRRDMLANALDVESNEDPDATAEAIIEAVVEVRDALRLPRRLQSIDDLSKEDLPTIASEVATDGFISNTPPELETTEEELERVLQKAW; this is translated from the coding sequence ATGTCTGTCACAGAATCGTTTCGGTTCGATTACGATCCTGGAACCATCGTGTACGGTCGCGACTGCGTTGCAGGGCTCGAGCGGGAGCTCGCTCGTCTCGAAAGCGAGCGAGCGCTCGTCATCACCGGAACGATCGTCGGACGAGTATCGACAGTCATCGATCCAGTCAGAGACGGGATCGGGACGCGACTCGCCGGTGTGTTCGCTGAAACAACGCCAGATAAGCGACTGACGACCGCACTCGATGGCGCAGACCAATTGCGGAAAAAAGAGGCAGACGCTGTGGTGAGCCTCGGTGGAGGAAGCAGCCTCGACATAGCGACGGTGGCAAGCGTGCTCGCTGGCGACAAACGACCACGAGACACTATTCGTGCCGAATTCAGAGAGACAGGAACGATCAGTATCATGTCGAAACCGCTCCCGATTCTCGTGGTGCCAACAACATTGGCGGGGGCTGATCTCTCGATCACTGCCGGGATCACAGATCGAATGGGTATGGACACAGAGACACTGACACGCGGCGGTATCTTCGACAGACGGCTCATGCCAGCAGCACTGTTCTACGATCCAACATTAATAGAGACGACTCCACATCAAGTCCTGTGTGCCTCCGCAATGAACGGCTTTGATAAGGGTATTGAATCCCTGTATGCACGGAACGCAACTCCGATCACGGATGCGACAGCCAGCCGTGGCCTGGCCCTTCTCAAACGGGGACTTCCAGAGATCGGCGTTGGGAGACGAAACGAAGAGACACTCCACGATGCGATCGTTGGGACAATGCTGGTTCAGTACGGTGCCTCACGAGCGACCGAAACGACGCTGTCGCTCATCCACGCGTTCGGCCACGGCATTGCCCGAGGATACGCCATCCAACAGGGTGGTGCCCACGCCATCATTGCACCCCACGCGCTGCGCTTCCTGTTCGAACACACCGATGGACGACGCGACATGCTGGCCAACGCACTCGATGTCGAATCCAACGAAGATCCGGATGCAACAGCAGAAGCAATCATCGAAGCCGTGGTTGAGGTGCGGGACGCTCTCAGACTCCCAAGACGACTCCAATCGATTGATGATCTCTCGAAAGAAGACCTTCCAACGATCGCTTCCGAAGTTGCGACCGACGGCTTTATTTCGAATACGCCACCCGAACTGGAAACGACAGAGGAGGAACTCGAACGAGTGCTGCAGAAAGCCTGGTAA
- a CDS encoding MBL fold metallo-hydrolase codes for MDLRFLGGVHEVGRSAVLVDDSLLLDYGMLTGNPPRFPVGSIDPDAVIVSHGHLDHVGALPSLLSGDSRPAIHWTAPTRELALVLARDTLGLHGGTYNCPFTEEEVKRIRQVSNHHSYREPFEAAGYEITFYNAGHIPGSAHILIDDGDTRFLYTGDFHTDNQRLVSGSTARPAADVVACESTYADVTHAERASVEKQFVESVRTTIWEGGTVVVPVFAIGRTQELLMICAAHDIDCYVDGMGQRVTQLLSRYPDFLCNPEALQRAQSSARFVTGRDRSRIAAKNTTILTTAGMLTGGPAMSYIPEIRTRPVNKIALTGYQVEGTPGRELLDTGRADIDGRVMPVSAQVESYNFSAHADHNGLRAFLESYRDSKILIGHGDRCEWFAAELRDDGYDATAPTLNEQIKIAV; via the coding sequence ATGGATCTCCGGTTTCTTGGTGGTGTACACGAGGTTGGGCGAAGCGCCGTTCTGGTCGACGACTCGCTCTTGCTCGATTATGGGATGCTGACAGGAAATCCACCACGTTTTCCGGTCGGTTCGATTGATCCGGACGCGGTCATCGTTTCACACGGTCATCTCGATCATGTCGGTGCCCTGCCGTCGCTTCTGTCCGGTGACTCACGGCCAGCGATTCATTGGACGGCTCCCACTCGTGAGCTAGCGCTCGTGCTTGCGCGCGATACGCTCGGTCTCCACGGTGGCACCTACAACTGTCCGTTTACTGAAGAGGAAGTAAAGCGTATCAGGCAGGTTTCGAATCACCACAGCTATCGGGAACCGTTCGAAGCAGCAGGCTACGAGATCACTTTTTATAACGCTGGACACATACCAGGGAGCGCGCACATCCTCATCGACGACGGCGACACACGATTTTTGTACACTGGCGATTTCCACACCGACAATCAGCGGTTGGTCTCTGGTTCCACTGCCCGACCCGCGGCGGACGTGGTCGCCTGTGAGAGCACGTATGCAGACGTAACGCATGCGGAACGAGCGAGCGTCGAAAAGCAGTTCGTTGAGAGCGTTCGGACGACGATTTGGGAGGGTGGGACAGTTGTCGTCCCCGTTTTTGCCATCGGACGAACACAGGAACTACTCATGATCTGTGCAGCACACGACATCGATTGCTACGTTGACGGGATGGGACAGCGCGTAACGCAACTGCTGAGTAGATACCCCGATTTCCTTTGCAATCCTGAGGCACTCCAGCGGGCGCAATCCAGCGCTCGCTTTGTGACTGGACGCGATCGTAGCCGCATTGCAGCAAAAAATACGACAATACTCACAACAGCAGGAATGTTGACCGGTGGGCCAGCGATGAGCTACATTCCGGAAATTCGCACACGCCCGGTAAATAAGATCGCACTGACTGGGTATCAGGTCGAGGGAACGCCAGGACGGGAGCTTTTAGACACCGGACGAGCCGACATTGACGGGCGAGTGATGCCAGTGAGTGCGCAGGTGGAATCGTACAACTTCTCGGCTCACGCGGACCACAACGGACTTCGGGCGTTTCTCGAATCGTACCGTGATTCGAAGATACTCATCGGCCACGGCGATCGATGCGAATGGTTCGCAGCCGAACTACGAGACGACGGCTACGATGCGACTGCACCGACACTAAACGAACAGATCAAAATTGCCGTATGA
- a CDS encoding HalOD1 output domain-containing protein, whose protein sequence is MPSRESLSSEIIEAVAAREGVEPTELPDPLYDSIHTDALDQLFTTVSAQVTFEYLGYQVTVFSTGEVELDPAGDE, encoded by the coding sequence ATGCCATCTCGGGAGTCATTGAGCAGCGAGATTATCGAAGCGGTTGCCGCTCGAGAAGGTGTCGAGCCAACAGAGCTCCCAGATCCTCTGTACGACTCCATCCACACTGATGCACTAGATCAGCTGTTCACTACCGTATCGGCACAAGTAACCTTCGAATATCTGGGGTATCAGGTGACTGTCTTTAGCACTGGTGAAGTAGAACTCGATCCAGCTGGCGATGAATAA
- a CDS encoding ArsR family transcriptional regulator, with protein sequence MQKISQRQQRLDTALDLLADRYRRRLLIALLEHNPQDDQDTQIPAEITIADEDLDQLHIQIIHTHLPKLESAGVIVWDRSSNNVSKGPQFDELLPLLQLMYDHADDLPDEWL encoded by the coding sequence ATGCAGAAAATTTCACAACGACAGCAGAGGCTGGATACCGCACTCGATCTCTTAGCAGATAGATACCGCCGCCGTCTGCTGATAGCCCTCTTAGAGCACAACCCACAGGATGACCAAGACACACAGATCCCCGCGGAGATAACGATCGCGGATGAAGATCTGGATCAGCTTCACATCCAGATTATCCACACACACCTTCCCAAACTCGAAAGCGCGGGCGTCATCGTGTGGGATCGGTCGAGCAACAACGTCTCGAAAGGACCACAGTTCGATGAACTCCTCCCGTTACTCCAGTTGATGTACGATCACGCAGACGATCTCCCCGACGAGTGGCTCTGA